In Chryseobacterium lactis, a single genomic region encodes these proteins:
- a CDS encoding SpvB/TcaC N-terminal domain-containing protein encodes MTKLNLGNKPSSTDAKDPPEEKAEHSLSQPLNQNWEKPSTEIFESNKVTDENIDRNSVIDAFDADENQGTIGTFSEKETDNISDNFFNIQIEGKIDRSKTAFLEYDLFGLDDYKSVSRSINHDIAIGGEVIRPNADWSHQKEEFNIDLLKSGNNTILFTPPSAGIKYKIKNLRIVFSSDPDLSDDLKISSILSSNKLYVRGYSKKSQSLKINNETVENNGKEFEKLIDLSEQDNRNGTYTVHHGNQIRTLKIPEAVKSFKIVGRDNYTPKTLEILNGQTYDLSYEHLNVNVEKGTSESALIKLQKLRDKDFPSTTQGIKNVTPNNSAYRISLESGSLSKKLKVSMPYDERKLGQTSPKDIRIFYFDYSNKQWKIEPSAVVDEKLKLVVFNAGQDNDYINGIISVPESPTINSFAPTSISGLKSADPTSGVQLMAPPTANQKGDAAISYPIQIPAGTNGMQPQLNITYNSSKGNGWMGEGWDITGISGITLDTRWGTPTFDPSYESEIYLLDGEMLIYEGDYLPHRHLNAQGSMDITRQPRSSGKKNFYLRKNNNFTKIERYGSSPTSYTWVVTTTDGTKKYYGGTESTVDNNAVVQKDNGSIVQWGIVKELDVHNNNIKYYYLNKLFTQGMVPISGDNINLEKGRQFHIDKIVYSGVNDNDGPYQIHFSCKEPTRPDYSINTKDGVKRVEIERLDNISVTNTAQAVRNYSFTYTTGKFYKSLLKSISGPGVNYQLDYHDDTGNAIFGPDKFVNAPAPDAFSGAVNSALTPSRISADNNFEWGWALRTGAGLGLFIPHRSGDKNFMVSGFVGESYPDIKRGQELLDFNGDGIVDILYRKRNGDNGIKLIPGSWENGNLVFNKPELNVLNLNSNFTKTTGSTFNAGATVLFNWWKMGFDFTKSWSESESKTPVYLLDANSDGLPDVVKDDKVWFNKINANGQPEMVTTSDMTENMVMKGNVPVPYTEPEDLDDDEGEEPVKAKNDVVKVWIAPKAGYVTIYDHISITDIQETKARAVYSIEVKNPNDTSKNGRVYLTTLAGGNPNIDLKITKYDEYPGTPLGINNSSRIHVESGDKIYFRLHKKTGINYEVNTTPSVEFVNANGSPIVDSPEEEIDDFMPNNLKYEENFVLNNLTKTLKYDYFGTKHLTIPGFSVPKLNDNVTFKITLSKAEVVNPWDVTVIYEKTYSQSLGTVNIDPVDMDFFVPPPIPGGYHLKFSVISDSYMNKEIEWKNISVTTDGYVNILDVPDYPSYYVRDFKKKFHVADLGANPPHGTNDYFISINKNFAFTPSLEGNFMYVIKKGGLVLEKRWVKLTNSGITETSLNGFLNPIKFYTGDPYQSVQLDDRINIVVYCATQKDRAAYESLKSQLQNQIFNIYAGTNTNLWSFTVETAIFTAEFNTISAVYRNWGQFIYNESKDVKKTNNSLTPPGGPRDIPTAPSGVTTPDYTINTDTPKDSYGALINNEFLDSPFGMFNYNFSSCSGITNQDQYGECVGDIIQADFQNIANTNILAGFNPIVPMNTYYTKGDNGIVEKWINNGFTEQFSKARSFRDEESMAPFFVDDDPDEQDIEVQGNPNTAMYAIEKKQKSKAKTTNWGIGIPVISHSTSELRGYGNINTQDFFDVNGDGYPDMLYRTESQLTNALGGLRSAQGRNLENNPDSVISNNDSFQKTNTIAFNVSAVKTVGRNTSNSNSDSKPDTSAAWSGGVGVSDYPDSYDRGVKYWIDINGDGLVDRVELNDGQVRYKLNYGNGLVNNPFEDYPNLKTYESKPVGSTSVSIGGGLSGMISQTATFSSGWGISGNLTGSSSTGSSKLMFQDINGDGMIDLISMDNDGNTSVSYNMGNKFAPAQGLSKQGGIVNFGKDSRTYNGALTLNGGFYINVPIVWLFGITILYFRAGADMSANIGVSMSEIEKGLRDVNGDGFPDLVINNGSGLQVNYSRIGRTNKLSKVTEKSTNGTFTIDYAYTDPSYNDPHSKLVMKEVKILNPNVDSDGYTTSTDKNIVTRFDYQNPKYDRRERTSYGFEKVITEDMNGTNVYRRGVETFYNSNYYNNGIPKKSEIYSGGTTLKATSENNYKLYKYNSSYTQLEEIPSSQFETYDTGGTQGNRIAIVLPSGTSNTTFENGGSITTSSTMTYNVKGQIIGYRYNSNVAAGSFYSSIGYHDIPSLTAKNILNIPSEIKVFNSSNILIRQRSSEVDTNYGDLTKIKVSLTSSQTADTELTYDSFGNVKTVKDPVDYLLTYEYDPTGKYVTKVTDSFGVFSSATYDSRWDTILESIDATGNKITYEYDNYGRLTNILAPKEIGVSPYTVKYSYFLTPYSTTGTQINLYGATTQNYDPDNPTNPIETISLADFTGKTVQVKKDIFIANAEKMSVSGMTSYDVLGRPIRQYHPTMEAKDAVLNKKLKLTLSPYSSSIQYDNLDRPIIEIDEDGNVTDTSYSIEGTSMKKTVSQLQNPGSTMKSETLSNAEGRTVIAKNYLGTSILVSQYTYDIVGQLLSLKDPENIEFKYDYDLGGRRTSEKHPDHGTTRFTYDKAGKMTTRLSPNLGQSSAISYKYNKNRLMEITYPNLPNGATNPNNVRYTYGIAGTATGRLASKIDGTGQTKYTYGTLGEIVSENRKITGYNIPTMNFITNYEYDSWNRIKTITYPDGEIVKYKYDLGGNLKSIKSQQNGDYVKDIQYDEYEQRTKILNGNDTYSLFTYEPKTRYLASHTLTKDNYTTYLANSYKYDFAGNVVSNINSSILTPNQLGGSYQLLYGYDSLNRLTHAVGAMLKDIKEDPNNPSNVGASYETTLTYTTGNGFKGKNQTHVVSGITNPLNTYNNSYKYVKGTHMVTSVTDLNNGFVESFKYDLNGNPIDLNSPNGTVSMAWDEEDNMKAYFKKADGIFQYYSYDNKGDRTIKYNLQEGPKLYQNGSLVDGTMQLYGYKVYPNSYVVVSSDNTYTKHYYAGTQRIASRLADNPGLFNRVAVNQNVNDDKDSVPDVETEFKAYSEKMGVDITKLETEFAKNSSQAGLYYLHSDHLSTANFVTDANAVATQFFLNLPFGETFIEQQVPGVYENPYKFNAKELDSESGLYYYGARYYNPRLSIWYGVDPLAIHNPVMEHQFYGNGQHNSGFYFIGNLNPYIYTYQNPVRYTDPNGKQVDTVIDGLKKMWNGINPWKAVEGSKDGPRVRSGEERFQEFRTGTIQAAKGAATAEVGHVVLDAAGVVDPTPVSDTANGIWYVFEGDWKNAAISGISVAPYIGDGAKGVKYGGKIITQIQKHHIIPQQLYKLMPEIGDFILKNSGINLKKLPNRFHGNHPAYTNWVKNKIDDLLAEGDLTKEGLEGVIKEANIELNKAYKEFKESGQSLNDYFKNKKK; translated from the coding sequence ATGACTAAATTAAATCTTGGTAACAAACCATCTTCTACGGATGCAAAAGATCCGCCAGAGGAAAAAGCAGAACATTCGCTTTCCCAACCACTAAATCAAAATTGGGAAAAGCCATCAACAGAAATTTTTGAAAGCAATAAAGTAACTGATGAAAACATCGACCGAAATTCAGTTATTGATGCTTTTGATGCTGACGAAAATCAGGGAACTATCGGAACTTTCTCTGAAAAAGAGACAGATAATATTTCTGATAATTTCTTTAACATTCAGATAGAAGGGAAAATTGACAGATCAAAAACTGCATTTTTGGAGTATGATCTTTTTGGCCTTGATGATTATAAATCTGTATCAAGATCTATCAATCATGATATTGCTATAGGCGGAGAAGTTATTCGACCTAATGCGGATTGGAGCCACCAGAAAGAGGAATTCAATATTGATCTTTTAAAAAGTGGCAATAATACTATATTATTTACCCCACCATCCGCTGGCATTAAATATAAGATCAAGAATTTAAGGATAGTGTTTTCTTCTGATCCTGATTTATCTGATGATCTAAAAATCAGCAGCATACTTTCTTCAAATAAACTTTATGTCCGAGGATATTCCAAGAAATCACAAAGTTTAAAAATCAATAATGAGACTGTTGAGAATAACGGAAAGGAATTTGAGAAACTAATTGATCTCTCAGAACAGGACAATCGAAATGGAACATATACCGTTCATCATGGAAATCAAATCAGGACACTTAAAATTCCGGAAGCTGTAAAATCTTTCAAGATAGTCGGCAGGGATAATTACACTCCTAAAACACTGGAAATTTTAAATGGGCAAACTTATGATTTAAGTTATGAGCACTTAAATGTCAATGTTGAGAAAGGAACCTCGGAATCTGCACTGATAAAACTGCAGAAACTACGTGATAAGGATTTTCCTTCAACAACTCAGGGAATTAAAAATGTTACGCCCAATAATTCGGCATATAGAATATCCCTTGAATCTGGAAGCTTAAGTAAAAAGCTTAAAGTTTCAATGCCTTATGATGAAAGGAAATTAGGGCAAACTTCTCCTAAAGATATTCGAATTTTTTACTTTGATTATAGTAATAAACAATGGAAAATTGAACCATCAGCCGTTGTTGACGAAAAGTTAAAACTTGTCGTTTTCAATGCGGGACAGGATAATGATTATATAAATGGTATAATCTCCGTACCCGAATCACCAACAATCAATTCTTTTGCGCCAACTTCTATCAGTGGATTGAAATCTGCTGATCCGACTTCAGGCGTACAGCTGATGGCACCGCCAACAGCAAATCAGAAAGGTGATGCTGCCATTTCCTATCCAATTCAAATTCCGGCAGGAACCAATGGAATGCAGCCGCAATTGAACATTACCTATAACAGTAGCAAAGGAAATGGCTGGATGGGTGAAGGTTGGGATATTACTGGAATTTCAGGTATCACATTGGATACACGTTGGGGTACTCCAACATTTGATCCAAGCTATGAATCTGAGATTTACCTCTTGGATGGTGAAATGTTAATCTATGAAGGCGACTACCTTCCTCACAGGCATCTTAATGCTCAGGGAAGTATGGATATAACAAGACAGCCTAGAAGTTCCGGAAAAAAGAACTTCTATCTGAGAAAAAATAACAACTTCACAAAGATTGAAAGATATGGTTCCTCACCGACAAGTTATACATGGGTAGTAACCACCACTGATGGAACTAAAAAGTATTATGGTGGAACCGAATCTACCGTTGACAATAATGCCGTTGTTCAAAAGGACAATGGATCAATAGTCCAATGGGGAATTGTAAAAGAACTTGACGTTCATAACAATAATATAAAATATTATTATCTCAATAAGCTATTTACACAGGGAATGGTACCGATTTCGGGAGATAATATAAATCTTGAAAAAGGAAGACAGTTCCATATTGATAAAATTGTGTATTCAGGGGTAAATGATAATGATGGACCATATCAGATTCATTTTTCCTGTAAAGAACCCACAAGGCCGGATTATTCCATAAACACAAAAGATGGTGTAAAAAGGGTTGAAATTGAAAGACTGGACAATATATCTGTCACGAATACCGCACAGGCTGTCAGAAATTATAGTTTTACCTATACCACAGGAAAATTCTATAAATCACTTTTAAAATCGATTTCTGGCCCTGGTGTCAATTATCAGCTGGATTATCATGATGACACCGGCAATGCCATATTTGGCCCTGATAAATTTGTAAATGCTCCGGCACCGGATGCATTCTCAGGCGCAGTTAATTCTGCACTGACCCCTTCAAGAATCAGTGCGGATAATAATTTTGAATGGGGATGGGCATTAAGGACAGGAGCAGGGCTAGGACTTTTTATTCCACATAGATCAGGCGATAAAAATTTTATGGTTTCCGGATTTGTTGGTGAATCATATCCCGATATTAAAAGAGGACAGGAATTACTTGATTTTAATGGTGACGGGATTGTAGATATCCTTTATAGGAAGAGAAATGGAGATAATGGGATCAAGCTTATCCCCGGATCGTGGGAAAATGGTAATCTGGTTTTCAACAAACCGGAATTAAACGTACTGAATTTAAATAGCAATTTCACGAAAACCACAGGTAGTACATTTAATGCCGGAGCCACCGTTTTGTTCAATTGGTGGAAAATGGGCTTCGATTTCACGAAGAGCTGGTCTGAAAGCGAGTCTAAAACTCCAGTTTATCTTTTAGATGCTAATTCAGACGGTCTGCCCGATGTGGTTAAAGACGATAAAGTATGGTTCAATAAAATAAACGCCAATGGGCAGCCAGAAATGGTAACAACCAGTGACATGACAGAAAACATGGTCATGAAGGGTAATGTCCCCGTCCCGTACACAGAACCCGAAGATCTTGACGACGACGAAGGTGAAGAGCCTGTTAAAGCAAAAAATGATGTCGTAAAAGTCTGGATCGCTCCAAAAGCTGGCTATGTGACTATTTATGATCATATTTCAATTACTGACATCCAGGAAACCAAAGCACGGGCCGTCTACTCGATTGAAGTTAAGAATCCTAACGATACTTCAAAAAATGGTAGGGTTTATTTGACCACTTTAGCAGGAGGAAACCCAAATATAGACCTCAAAATCACAAAATATGATGAATATCCAGGAACTCCTTTAGGAATCAATAATTCTTCGCGAATTCATGTAGAGTCAGGTGACAAAATCTATTTCCGTCTGCATAAGAAGACCGGTATAAACTATGAAGTAAACACCACACCTTCGGTAGAATTTGTAAACGCTAACGGTTCGCCGATAGTTGATTCTCCTGAAGAAGAAATAGATGACTTCATGCCAAATAATCTAAAATATGAGGAAAACTTTGTTCTTAACAACCTGACAAAGACATTGAAGTACGACTATTTTGGAACCAAGCATCTTACCATTCCAGGGTTTTCAGTACCAAAATTAAACGATAATGTTACCTTCAAAATAACCTTATCCAAGGCAGAGGTAGTAAATCCTTGGGACGTTACCGTAATTTATGAAAAAACATATTCACAATCACTCGGAACCGTAAACATTGATCCAGTGGATATGGACTTTTTTGTACCACCACCAATACCAGGTGGATACCATTTAAAATTCTCAGTCATATCAGATTCTTACATGAACAAAGAAATTGAGTGGAAGAATATTTCGGTAACGACAGATGGTTATGTTAATATCCTTGATGTACCCGACTATCCATCTTATTATGTAAGGGATTTTAAAAAGAAATTTCATGTTGCAGATTTGGGAGCCAACCCACCACATGGAACAAACGATTACTTTATTTCTATAAACAAGAATTTTGCTTTTACTCCATCTTTGGAAGGTAACTTCATGTATGTTATAAAAAAAGGCGGACTTGTATTGGAAAAAAGATGGGTTAAATTGACCAATTCAGGTATTACTGAAACCTCTTTGAATGGTTTTCTCAATCCGATTAAGTTTTATACTGGTGATCCTTACCAATCCGTTCAGCTCGATGATAGGATTAATATTGTTGTTTATTGCGCTACCCAAAAAGATCGTGCAGCCTATGAATCTTTAAAATCGCAATTGCAGAATCAGATATTCAATATCTATGCTGGAACGAATACGAATCTTTGGTCTTTTACGGTGGAGACAGCAATATTTACTGCTGAGTTCAATACAATTAGTGCGGTTTATCGCAACTGGGGACAATTTATTTACAATGAGAGTAAAGATGTCAAAAAAACGAATAATTCCCTTACGCCACCTGGAGGTCCGCGTGATATACCTACAGCTCCATCGGGCGTAACAACACCAGACTATACAATCAACACAGATACACCAAAAGATTCTTATGGAGCATTGATCAATAATGAATTCCTTGATTCGCCATTCGGGATGTTCAATTATAACTTTTCTTCTTGCTCTGGAATAACTAATCAGGACCAGTACGGAGAGTGTGTCGGTGATATTATTCAGGCAGATTTCCAGAATATAGCAAACACAAACATTCTTGCAGGCTTTAATCCAATTGTTCCAATGAATACCTATTACACAAAAGGTGATAATGGAATCGTGGAGAAATGGATAAATAATGGTTTTACTGAACAGTTCTCAAAGGCAAGGTCTTTCAGGGATGAAGAATCTATGGCTCCGTTTTTTGTAGACGATGATCCAGATGAGCAGGATATCGAAGTGCAGGGAAATCCCAACACCGCCATGTACGCAATAGAGAAGAAACAAAAAAGCAAGGCCAAAACTACTAATTGGGGGATCGGCATTCCTGTTATTTCACATTCAACTTCTGAGCTAAGAGGATATGGAAACATCAATACGCAGGATTTCTTTGATGTAAACGGTGATGGTTATCCTGATATGTTATATAGAACAGAATCCCAATTAACAAATGCATTGGGAGGTCTTAGAAGTGCACAGGGGAGAAATCTAGAAAATAACCCTGACTCGGTTATTTCAAATAACGATAGTTTTCAGAAAACAAATACAATTGCATTCAATGTTTCTGCGGTGAAAACTGTCGGTAGAAATACCTCAAATTCTAATTCCGATTCTAAACCTGATACCTCAGCAGCATGGTCAGGAGGTGTTGGAGTCTCTGATTATCCTGATTCCTATGACAGAGGTGTAAAATATTGGATCGACATTAATGGGGATGGTTTGGTAGATAGAGTTGAATTAAACGATGGCCAGGTCAGATATAAACTCAACTATGGCAACGGACTTGTTAATAATCCTTTTGAAGACTATCCAAATTTAAAAACCTATGAATCCAAGCCTGTTGGCTCAACTTCTGTTAGCATAGGAGGCGGTCTTTCAGGAATGATTTCTCAAACCGCTACTTTCAGTTCTGGTTGGGGTATCTCAGGTAATTTAACTGGATCTTCATCTACCGGAAGTTCAAAACTTATGTTCCAGGATATTAATGGAGATGGAATGATTGATCTAATTTCAATGGATAATGATGGAAATACTTCTGTATCCTACAACATGGGTAATAAGTTCGCTCCGGCGCAGGGTCTTTCAAAACAAGGGGGTATAGTTAATTTCGGGAAGGACAGTCGAACATATAATGGGGCACTTACCTTAAATGGTGGATTCTATATCAATGTTCCAATTGTTTGGCTATTTGGAATTACCATTCTCTATTTCCGTGCGGGGGCAGATATGAGCGCGAATATTGGCGTTTCAATGTCTGAAATTGAAAAAGGATTAAGAGACGTAAACGGTGATGGATTCCCAGACTTGGTAATCAACAATGGTAGCGGCTTACAGGTAAATTATTCGAGAATTGGAAGAACAAATAAGTTATCCAAAGTTACAGAAAAGTCTACCAATGGTACATTTACCATCGACTATGCTTATACAGATCCATCCTACAATGATCCTCATTCGAAGTTGGTCATGAAGGAAGTAAAGATTCTCAATCCAAATGTTGATTCTGACGGATATACAACATCAACCGATAAAAATATCGTAACAAGATTTGACTATCAGAATCCTAAATACGACAGAAGGGAGCGAACAAGCTACGGATTTGAAAAAGTGATCACTGAGGATATGAACGGTACGAATGTCTACCGTAGAGGTGTGGAGACTTTTTATAATTCCAATTATTACAATAATGGAATCCCTAAAAAAAGTGAGATATACAGCGGAGGAACTACATTAAAAGCAACTTCGGAAAATAATTACAAATTATATAAATACAACAGTAGTTATACTCAACTTGAAGAAATTCCTTCTTCTCAATTTGAAACTTATGATACTGGTGGAACGCAGGGAAATAGAATCGCGATTGTATTACCTTCCGGAACTTCCAACACGACATTTGAAAATGGGGGGTCTATAACCACGAGCTCCACTATGACCTACAATGTCAAAGGTCAGATAATCGGATATCGCTATAACAGCAACGTCGCCGCCGGAAGTTTTTATTCCTCGATTGGATATCATGACATACCATCCTTAACTGCGAAAAATATATTGAATATACCTTCGGAAATTAAGGTCTTTAATAGTTCGAATATTTTAATTCGCCAACGAAGTTCAGAGGTTGATACGAATTATGGCGATCTGACAAAAATTAAGGTGAGTCTTACTTCAAGTCAAACCGCAGATACAGAACTTACATATGATTCCTTTGGAAATGTAAAAACGGTGAAAGACCCCGTTGACTATCTCCTTACTTACGAGTATGATCCAACAGGAAAATATGTGACAAAAGTAACTGATAGTTTTGGCGTATTTTCATCTGCAACTTATGATTCAAGATGGGATACCATATTGGAATCCATAGATGCTACTGGTAATAAAATAACTTATGAATATGATAATTATGGTAGGTTAACTAATATTCTAGCACCAAAGGAAATAGGTGTTTCGCCTTATACGGTAAAATATTCCTATTTTCTGACACCTTATTCAACCACAGGTACGCAGATAAACCTATACGGCGCAACTACGCAGAACTATGATCCTGACAATCCAACAAATCCAATTGAAACTATTTCATTAGCGGATTTTACGGGAAAAACTGTACAGGTGAAGAAGGACATTTTTATTGCAAATGCTGAGAAAATGTCGGTTTCTGGAATGACATCATATGATGTTTTAGGTAGACCAATTAGACAGTATCATCCTACAATGGAGGCAAAAGATGCTGTTCTGAACAAAAAACTCAAATTAACCCTTTCTCCTTATTCCAGTTCTATTCAATATGACAATCTTGATAGGCCAATTATTGAAATTGATGAAGATGGAAATGTGACAGATACCTCATATAGTATTGAAGGTACTTCCATGAAAAAAACTGTAAGTCAATTACAGAATCCGGGCAGTACAATGAAATCTGAAACATTATCAAATGCGGAAGGAAGAACAGTAATTGCTAAAAACTATCTGGGAACTTCAATTTTAGTTTCCCAGTACACGTATGATATTGTTGGACAGCTTCTCTCGTTAAAAGATCCTGAAAATATTGAGTTTAAATACGATTATGATTTAGGTGGAAGAAGAACTTCAGAAAAGCATCCTGATCATGGAACGACAAGGTTCACATATGACAAGGCAGGTAAAATGACGACAAGGTTATCTCCAAATCTTGGCCAATCCAGTGCGATCTCCTATAAATACAATAAAAATAGGTTGATGGAAATAACTTACCCTAATCTTCCTAATGGAGCCACTAATCCTAATAATGTCAGATATACCTATGGTATCGCTGGAACAGCAACTGGAAGGTTAGCTTCAAAAATTGACGGTACGGGGCAGACTAAATATACTTACGGAACATTGGGTGAAATAGTATCTGAAAATAGAAAAATTACTGGATACAACATTCCGACAATGAATTTTATTACTAACTATGAGTATGATAGCTGGAACCGTATTAAAACAATAACCTATCCTGATGGAGAAATCGTAAAGTACAAGTATGATTTAGGCGGAAATTTAAAATCCATAAAAAGCCAGCAGAATGGGGATTACGTAAAAGATATTCAATATGATGAATATGAGCAGCGAACCAAGATCCTAAATGGAAATGATACCTATTCACTGTTTACTTACGAACCAAAAACCAGATATCTTGCTTCTCATACGCTTACTAAGGATAATTACACAACCTATCTTGCTAATAGCTATAAATATGACTTTGCGGGGAATGTAGTTTCTAATATCAATAGCAGTATTTTAACACCTAACCAATTAGGGGGAAGTTACCAGCTTCTATATGGATATGATAGCTTGAACAGGCTTACACATGCGGTAGGGGCAATGCTAAAAGATATAAAAGAAGATCCTAATAACCCTTCTAATGTTGGAGCAAGTTATGAGACAACCCTAACTTACACTACTGGAAATGGCTTTAAAGGAAAAAACCAGACCCATGTGGTAAGCGGTATAACAAATCCTTTAAATACTTACAATAATAGTTACAAGTACGTCAAAGGAACCCATATGGTCACTTCTGTTACCGATTTGAACAATGGGTTTGTAGAAAGTTTCAAATATGACCTGAACGGTAATCCAATAGATCTAAATTCACCAAATGGCACTGTCTCGATGGCGTGGGATGAAGAGGACAATATGAAAGCCTACTTTAAAAAGGCTGATGGTATATTCCAGTATTATTCCTATGACAATAAAGGCGACAGAACTATTAAGTATAATTTACAGGAAGGTCCTAAATTATATCAGAATGGGTCACTCGTTGATGGCACAATGCAGCTGTATGGATACAAAGTCTATCCGAACTCCTATGTTGTGGTAAGCTCAGATAATACTTATACAAAACATTATTATGCCGGAACACAAAGGATCGCAAGCCGATTGGCAGACAATCCAGGTCTTTTTAACAGAGTAGCAGTAAACCAAAATGTCAACGATGATAAGGACAGTGTGCCTGACGTTGAAACTGAATTTAAAGCTTACTCAGAAAAAATGGGTGTAGATATTACAAAACTGGAAACTGAATTTGCTAAAAACAGTTCACAGGCAGGACTATATTATTTACACAGTGATCATTTATCGACAGCAAATTTTGTCACAGATGCAAATGCCGTAGCAACACAATTTTTCCTAAATTTACCTTTTGGTGAAACGTTCATTGAACAGCAGGTTCCTGGAGTCTATGAAAATCCATACAAGTTCAATGCAAAAGAACTGGATAGTGAAAGTGGCCTATATTATTATGGTGCAAGATACTATAATCCAAGACTGAGCATCTGGTATGGCGTAGATCCACTAGCTATCCATAATCCGGTTATGGAGCACCAATTTTATGGGAATGGTCAACATAATTCAGGATTCTATTTCATAGGTAATTTAAACCCATATATTTATACCTATCAAAATCCTGTACGATACACTGATCCAAATGGAAAACAGGTTGATACTGTTATTGATGGTCTCAAAAAGATGTGGAATGGGATCAATCCTTGGAAAGCCGTTGAAGGTAGTAAAGATGGTCCTAGGGTTCGCTCAGGCGAGGAAAGATTTCAGGAGTTTAGAACAGGAACTATACAGGCTGCTAAAGGAGCGGCAACGGCTGAAGTTGGGCATGTTGTCCTCGATGCAGCTGGTGTTGTTGATCCTACTCCTGTTTCAGATACGGCAAATGGTATTTGGTACGTCTTTGAAGGTGACTGGAAAAATGCTGCAATCAGTGGCATATCGGTTGCCCCCTATATAGGTGATGGTGCTAAAGGTGTTAAATATGGTGGAAAAATTATAACGCAGATACAAAAACACCACATTATTCCTCAGCAACTATATAAATTAATGCCAGAAATCGGAGATTTCATATTAAAGAATTCAGGTATAAATTTAAAGAAATTACCAAATAGATTTCATGGAAATCACCCAGCTTATACAAATTGGGTGAAAAATAAGATTGACGATTTATTAGCTGAGGGCGATCTTACGAAAGAAGGACTTGAAGGAGTAATAAAAGAAGCTAATATTGAACTTAATAAAGCCTATAAAGAGTTTAAAGAATCAGGGCAGTCATTGAATGATTATTTTAAAAACAAAAAGAAATAA